The Enterobacter asburiae genome window below encodes:
- the mmuP gene encoding S-methylmethionine permease gives MQTQQENGQLKRTMKTRHLIMLSLGGVIGTGLFFNTGYIISTTGAAGTLLAYLIGALVVWLVMQCLGELSVAMPETGAFHVYAARYLGPATGYTVAWLYWLTWTVALGSSFTAAGFCMQYWFPQVPVWAWCVVFCVVIFGLNVISTRFFAEGEFWFSLVKVITIIAFIILGGAAVFGFIPMQDGSPAPGLSNITAEGWFPHGGLPILMTMVAVNFAFSGTELIGIAAGETENPHKVIPVAIRTTIARLIIFFIGTVFVLAALIPMQQAGVEKSPFVLVFEKVGIPYAADIVNFVILTAILSAANSGLYASGRMLWSLSNEKTLPRCFARVNKNGVPLTALSVSMLGGVLALFSSVVAPDTVFVALSAISGFAVVAVWISICASHFVFRRRHLQSGQPLSALQYRAPWYPLVPVLGFILCVVACVGLWFDPSQRIALYCGLPFVALCYGAYYLTRNMTSQEPEHVAE, from the coding sequence ATGCAAACACAACAAGAAAATGGGCAGCTTAAGCGCACCATGAAAACACGCCACCTGATTATGCTCTCGCTGGGTGGCGTGATTGGGACAGGGTTATTCTTCAATACCGGATACATCATTTCCACGACCGGGGCGGCGGGCACGCTGCTGGCGTACCTGATAGGCGCGCTGGTGGTCTGGCTGGTGATGCAGTGTCTGGGCGAGCTTTCCGTGGCGATGCCGGAAACCGGCGCGTTCCACGTCTATGCCGCCCGCTATCTTGGCCCGGCGACGGGCTACACCGTGGCGTGGCTCTACTGGCTCACCTGGACGGTGGCGCTTGGTTCCAGCTTCACCGCCGCGGGCTTCTGTATGCAGTACTGGTTCCCGCAGGTGCCCGTCTGGGCCTGGTGCGTGGTCTTCTGCGTGGTGATTTTTGGCCTGAACGTTATCTCGACGCGCTTCTTTGCTGAAGGCGAATTCTGGTTCTCGCTGGTGAAAGTCATTACCATCATCGCCTTTATTATCCTTGGCGGGGCGGCGGTCTTTGGCTTTATTCCGATGCAGGACGGTTCCCCCGCGCCGGGCTTAAGCAACATCACTGCCGAAGGCTGGTTCCCGCACGGCGGCCTGCCGATCCTGATGACTATGGTGGCAGTGAACTTTGCCTTCTCCGGGACGGAGCTTATCGGCATCGCGGCGGGCGAAACGGAAAATCCGCACAAGGTGATTCCGGTTGCGATCCGCACCACCATCGCGCGCCTGATTATCTTCTTTATCGGCACCGTATTTGTGCTGGCGGCGCTGATCCCGATGCAGCAGGCGGGCGTGGAAAAGAGCCCGTTCGTGCTGGTGTTTGAAAAGGTCGGTATTCCTTACGCGGCAGACATCGTTAACTTCGTGATCCTGACGGCGATCCTCTCGGCGGCGAACTCGGGCCTGTACGCTTCCGGGCGCATGCTGTGGTCGCTGTCGAATGAGAAAACGCTGCCGCGCTGCTTTGCCCGCGTGAACAAAAACGGCGTGCCGCTGACGGCGCTGTCTGTCTCTATGCTCGGCGGCGTATTGGCGCTGTTCTCAAGCGTCGTGGCCCCGGACACGGTGTTTGTCGCGCTCTCGGCGATTTCTGGCTTTGCGGTGGTGGCGGTGTGGATCAGCATCTGCGCGTCGCACTTTGTTTTCCGTCGTCGCCATTTGCAGTCCGGCCAGCCGCTGTCTGCGCTGCAGTACCGCGCGCCGTGGTATCCGCTGGTGCCGGTGCTCGGTTTTATCCTCTGCGTGGTGGCCTGTGTCGGCCTTTGGTTTGACCCAAGCCAGCGCATTGCCCTTTATTGCGGGCTTCCGTTTGTCGCCCTGTGTTATGGTGCGTATTACCTGACCCGAAATATGACATCGCAGGAGCCTGAACATGTCGCAGAATAA
- a CDS encoding AI-2E family transporter → MRFNGLTKGFFIFILALVTWAFFDVLSPYFSAILWAAILTVIFNPVKNRLRAALGDRNGLASLLTIGIICLIVFIPLMVILSSLAIELNMVYTKLQENNTQFPEVVASIFNHLPDWASGFLADHNLTNAAQIQKKLSDVALQGGQYLAGSAFLIGKGTFGFAISFGIMLYLLFFLLKDGPYLVRQILDSLPLSDFAKQHLFAKFVGVSRATVKGTAAVAVVQGILGGIAFAIAGIDGSVLWGALMAFLSLVPAIGSAIVWVPAAIFLFATHQLWQGLFIVGFFVIIVGLVDNILRPLLVGKDTKMPDYLILISTLGGMELYGINGFVIGPLIAALFIACWNLFSGRDHEGNAEELDPDFIEEGKNPPEL, encoded by the coding sequence ATGCGCTTTAACGGACTGACCAAAGGTTTCTTTATCTTCATTCTCGCCCTTGTGACCTGGGCCTTCTTCGACGTGCTGTCGCCCTACTTCTCCGCGATACTCTGGGCCGCAATTCTGACCGTCATCTTCAACCCGGTAAAAAACAGGCTGCGCGCCGCGCTGGGGGATCGCAACGGGCTTGCCTCGCTGTTGACCATTGGCATTATCTGCCTGATCGTCTTTATCCCGTTGATGGTGATCCTCTCCTCGCTCGCCATTGAGCTGAACATGGTGTACACGAAGCTCCAGGAGAACAACACCCAGTTTCCGGAAGTGGTGGCGAGCATCTTCAACCATCTGCCTGACTGGGCCAGCGGCTTCCTGGCGGATCACAACCTGACCAACGCGGCGCAGATCCAGAAAAAACTCTCCGACGTCGCCCTGCAGGGCGGGCAATATCTCGCCGGCAGCGCGTTTCTGATTGGCAAGGGTACGTTTGGCTTTGCGATTAGCTTCGGCATCATGCTTTATCTGCTGTTCTTCCTGTTGAAAGACGGCCCGTATCTGGTGCGCCAAATCCTCGACTCCCTGCCGCTGTCTGATTTCGCCAAGCAGCACCTGTTCGCCAAATTCGTCGGCGTGTCGCGTGCCACGGTAAAAGGTACGGCGGCGGTGGCGGTGGTTCAGGGCATCCTCGGCGGGATTGCGTTTGCTATTGCCGGTATTGACGGCAGCGTGCTCTGGGGCGCGCTGATGGCCTTCCTCTCGCTGGTGCCCGCCATCGGCTCGGCGATAGTCTGGGTGCCCGCCGCCATCTTCCTGTTCGCCACCCACCAGCTGTGGCAAGGGCTGTTTATTGTCGGCTTCTTCGTGATTATCGTCGGGCTGGTGGACAATATCCTGCGCCCGCTGCTGGTCGGGAAAGACACCAAAATGCCGGACTACCTGATTCTGATCTCCACCCTCGGCGGCATGGAGCTGTACGGCATTAACGGCTTTGTGATTGGGCCGCTCATTGCCGCGCTGTTTATCGCCTGCTGGAACCTCTTCTCAGGGCGCGATCACGAAGGTAACGCCGAAGAGCTGGACCCCGACTTCATCGAAGAAGGAAAAAATCCTCCAGAATTGTGA
- a CDS encoding diguanylate cyclase, whose protein sequence is MRIATITNWAYGATVCLTIASGIIMLMASSADTAERQAVEQRQRFDELTEDIETDAWAQSDLARLYVIKKDPQTLKEYSQSENNLKSVELRLEKLRDNGASDDELSLLREGIKIIDELQDEQQTALSSLERGEDAQAVALLYGAPYEQELERAQNQIDHFRQILDKRVIASVQDATKKSKALRTASELMVGLTALLFLFVLGFILKRRVLRPVVRLSDVVHRLASQDYAVETPNFNQIDEIGDMAQAIRIFRENGLARQRLEKERDADWAIRELLARMTQRLQGCENFNDVINVAELFAPNIAPGIAGRLYVLDREPWQMRCVAQWLSPVGEETCFHPDECWAVRRGQSHPPVNGEPDIACYHLPAPQADSSLCVPLIAQGEAIGLLSFQNITTDNAPSRAYLELMAEALGLALANQRLRDALLEKALFDPLTGLRNRHHLEDTLQTQTAQAMRTGEPLSCMMIDIDHFKSINDRFGHEAGDQVIKSVASIVQRAAHDNGLAFRYGGEEFLVLLPGADEPEAHACAQKIYNSVHELSLRYGLTEIGPVDVSIGIASYPQHAQTDNLLRAADVALYRAKELGRARIVSFGMLEAG, encoded by the coding sequence GTGCGAATCGCAACGATTACAAACTGGGCCTATGGTGCCACGGTCTGCCTGACCATCGCCTCCGGCATTATCATGCTGATGGCGTCCAGTGCTGACACTGCTGAACGTCAGGCCGTTGAACAACGCCAGCGTTTTGATGAACTTACGGAAGATATCGAAACCGATGCCTGGGCGCAGTCGGATTTAGCACGCCTTTACGTCATCAAAAAAGATCCGCAAACGTTAAAGGAATATAGCCAGTCAGAAAACAACCTAAAAAGCGTTGAACTCCGGCTTGAAAAGCTGCGGGACAACGGCGCATCGGATGATGAGCTGTCCCTGCTGCGCGAAGGCATAAAAATTATCGATGAGCTGCAGGACGAACAGCAAACCGCCCTCTCAAGCCTTGAACGAGGAGAAGACGCACAAGCCGTTGCGCTGCTCTACGGTGCGCCCTATGAGCAGGAGCTGGAGCGCGCGCAGAACCAGATCGATCACTTCCGCCAGATACTCGACAAACGCGTCATCGCCTCCGTTCAGGACGCGACAAAAAAATCGAAAGCGCTGCGTACGGCCTCTGAGCTGATGGTCGGCCTGACCGCCCTGCTGTTCCTGTTTGTTCTCGGCTTTATATTGAAGCGCCGCGTGCTGCGTCCCGTGGTGCGCCTGAGCGACGTGGTACACCGTCTTGCATCCCAGGATTACGCGGTTGAAACGCCCAATTTCAACCAGATTGATGAGATTGGCGATATGGCCCAGGCCATCCGCATCTTCCGCGAAAACGGCCTGGCGCGACAGCGTCTGGAAAAAGAGCGCGATGCCGACTGGGCCATCCGCGAGCTGCTGGCGCGCATGACCCAGCGGCTGCAGGGGTGTGAGAACTTTAACGATGTGATTAACGTGGCGGAGCTGTTTGCGCCTAATATCGCGCCGGGGATCGCGGGCCGACTTTACGTCCTTGACCGGGAGCCGTGGCAGATGCGCTGCGTCGCGCAATGGCTTTCACCGGTTGGTGAAGAGACGTGCTTCCATCCTGACGAGTGCTGGGCCGTACGCCGCGGGCAGAGCCACCCGCCGGTAAACGGTGAGCCGGATATCGCCTGCTATCATCTTCCAGCCCCCCAGGCGGATAGCTCGCTGTGCGTGCCGCTTATCGCCCAGGGCGAGGCCATTGGCCTGCTCTCCTTTCAGAATATTACGACGGACAACGCCCCTTCCCGCGCGTATCTGGAACTGATGGCCGAAGCGCTCGGGCTGGCGCTGGCCAACCAGCGTCTGCGCGACGCGCTGCTGGAAAAAGCCTTGTTCGACCCGCTCACCGGCCTGCGTAATCGTCATCATCTGGAAGATACCCTGCAAACCCAAACGGCACAGGCGATGCGCACCGGCGAGCCGTTAAGCTGTATGATGATCGACATCGATCACTTCAAGAGCATCAATGACCGCTTCGGCCATGAAGCGGGCGATCAGGTGATTAAAAGCGTGGCGTCAATTGTTCAGCGGGCCGCACATGATAACGGGCTCGCATTCCGCTACGGGGGCGAGGAGTTTCTGGTGCTGCTTCCCGGAGCCGATGAACCAGAGGCGCACGCCTGCGCGCAGAAGATTTACAATAGCGTGCATGAGCTGTCGCTTCGCTACGGGCTGACCGAGATTGGGCCGGTGGATGTGTCGATTGGCATTGCCAGCTACCCGCAACATGCCCAGACTGACAACCTGCTGCGCGCCGCGGATGTGGCCTTGTACCGGGCGAAAGAGCTGGGCCGCGCGCGGATTGTGAGCTTTGGGATGCTGGAGGCGGGTTAG
- a CDS encoding helix-turn-helix domain-containing protein, translated as MCIKFTLLKDREAVIKSLTHWIDSNLYRPITVLDVARKSGYSLAYIQRNFRQECGISIGLYIRSRKLEKAAHMLRHTQLSVSDIFTMLGYEEPSTFSRAFSNQYGLSPTKYREQAKKSHYMNGLSMVITEVTRE; from the coding sequence ATGTGTATAAAGTTTACTCTCTTAAAAGATCGTGAAGCTGTAATTAAGTCTCTTACTCACTGGATTGACTCGAATTTATACCGGCCCATTACCGTTTTAGATGTGGCGCGGAAATCCGGTTATTCACTGGCTTACATTCAACGGAACTTTCGCCAGGAGTGTGGCATAAGTATAGGTCTCTATATCCGAAGCCGGAAACTTGAAAAGGCCGCGCATATGCTCAGACATACGCAGCTCTCTGTTTCAGATATATTCACGATGTTAGGATACGAGGAGCCGTCAACGTTCAGCAGAGCGTTCTCGAATCAATATGGGCTCTCCCCAACCAAATACCGCGAGCAGGCTAAAAAAAGTCATTACATGAATGGATTGTCGATGGTGATTACTGAGGTAACGCGCGAATAA
- a CDS encoding TetR/AcrR family transcriptional regulator — protein sequence MDKRALKRQQILEVASGLFRQKGFDATSISEINVIVGGSKSTIYSHFSSKEELFVECMSSETEQYIKSMTIETAGQVRLFRKSPQLVIEQFAVAFLRYICSPDIVDLQRLMISEAGRSGIGELYYARMQKLRSNVSALFTDLMNQNILRKDDPVLAAEYFRSLLQADILEPLLLKARKDQPDESEIVMKAQASVNAFMKLYGPEKIEDVAKTSL from the coding sequence ATGGATAAAAGAGCGCTTAAACGGCAACAGATTCTGGAAGTCGCATCCGGACTGTTTCGACAAAAAGGATTTGATGCCACGTCTATCTCAGAAATTAACGTGATTGTTGGTGGCTCAAAATCGACAATTTACAGTCACTTTTCTTCGAAAGAAGAGCTATTTGTAGAATGCATGTCTTCAGAAACTGAACAGTATATAAAGAGCATGACTATTGAAACTGCGGGGCAGGTGCGCCTTTTCAGAAAATCACCACAGCTGGTCATCGAGCAATTTGCCGTTGCCTTTTTACGCTATATTTGCTCTCCGGATATTGTGGATTTGCAAAGATTAATGATTTCCGAGGCCGGAAGATCGGGTATCGGAGAATTATATTATGCGCGAATGCAAAAACTGCGTTCAAACGTTTCGGCGCTGTTTACCGATTTAATGAATCAAAACATCTTAAGGAAAGATGATCCTGTGCTGGCGGCTGAGTATTTTCGTTCTCTTCTCCAGGCCGACATACTGGAACCCTTGCTTTTAAAAGCAAGAAAGGATCAGCCTGACGAAAGTGAAATCGTCATGAAGGCGCAAGCCTCCGTTAATGCATTTATGAAACTGTATGGTCCTGAAAAAATTGAAGATGTAGCAAAGACATCTTTATAA
- a CDS encoding efflux transporter outer membrane subunit gives MNSMTSVLMKGFQETLLGCRISGLTRSSIVMGCVVISAISMSGCAIIPDLGTPPSMKTVSQLKSDQSFPHQNGQWPKDYWWKKYGDEQLNGLIDDALKNSPTLNIAEARVKQAQAMTQSASGSLFPEVTANASFMRDKMSYNYVTPESATPQNWNSYGRTTLDMSWEIDFWGKNRAALAAATSGEMAAVAEEAQTRLVLSSSIVTVYAELAHLYTVRETLNDTLTIRTSTLALFQQRHDAGLEDLSSLQQVETRQLNAKANLVAIDEAIAIKKHELAALIGDGPDRSLAITAPKATLLGKVRISGEILLG, from the coding sequence ATGAACAGCATGACGAGCGTACTGATGAAAGGTTTTCAGGAGACACTCCTGGGGTGTCGTATTTCCGGTTTAACCCGGTCCAGCATAGTGATGGGCTGTGTTGTCATTTCCGCCATCAGTATGAGCGGATGCGCCATAATCCCCGATCTTGGCACCCCACCGTCTATGAAGACGGTCTCACAACTTAAAAGCGATCAAAGTTTCCCACACCAGAACGGCCAGTGGCCGAAAGATTACTGGTGGAAGAAATACGGTGACGAGCAGCTCAACGGGCTGATTGATGACGCGCTTAAAAATTCCCCTACGCTTAACATCGCCGAAGCTCGCGTGAAGCAGGCGCAGGCGATGACGCAAAGCGCGAGCGGATCGCTTTTCCCTGAGGTCACCGCAAACGCCAGCTTTATGCGGGACAAAATGAGTTACAACTATGTGACGCCTGAAAGCGCAACGCCTCAAAACTGGAACAGCTATGGGCGCACCACGCTTGATATGAGCTGGGAAATTGATTTTTGGGGTAAAAACCGCGCCGCGCTCGCGGCTGCGACGTCTGGTGAAATGGCGGCTGTAGCGGAAGAAGCACAAACAAGACTGGTGCTCTCTTCTTCTATTGTTACCGTTTACGCGGAGCTGGCGCATTTATACACCGTTCGCGAAACGCTTAACGACACCCTCACTATACGAACCAGTACGCTCGCGTTGTTCCAGCAACGACATGACGCGGGGCTTGAAGATTTATCCAGCCTTCAACAGGTCGAGACGCGTCAACTCAACGCAAAAGCAAACCTGGTGGCAATAGATGAAGCTATTGCGATCAAAAAACATGAGCTCGCGGCACTGATCGGCGATGGGCCTGACAGATCGCTGGCAATCACCGCGCCTAAGGCAACGCTTTTAGGGAAGGTGCGAATAAGCGGGGAAATTCTTCTCGGCTGA
- a CDS encoding helix-turn-helix domain-containing protein yields MNVNAKPLSELRRLEQHLTAASTPFTCAPQQLITSDEWNEPCTIVLQTGVIEVYRTSDELLVGIATAPFIFGLSTVVINHSHEYRVIAKTACTGFYLPTETTRQLIQQYSLWKEAFCWLSWITYILEKRDKQLVGNNSYHQIRSMLLNMAEWDETLRSKIGVMNHIQQSTRISRSVVAEVLAALRQGNYINMSRGKLVSINRLPTEY; encoded by the coding sequence ATGAACGTTAATGCGAAACCGCTTTCTGAATTACGCCGGCTCGAACAGCATTTAACAGCGGCCAGTACCCCTTTTACATGTGCGCCCCAGCAATTAATTACGTCAGACGAATGGAATGAGCCTTGTACGATCGTATTACAAACCGGTGTTATTGAGGTTTATCGAACTTCTGATGAACTGCTGGTGGGGATTGCAACTGCCCCTTTTATATTCGGGCTGTCTACGGTGGTGATTAATCACTCTCACGAATACAGGGTGATTGCTAAAACAGCCTGTACCGGTTTTTATTTGCCCACGGAAACCACCCGTCAACTCATCCAGCAGTATTCACTCTGGAAAGAGGCCTTCTGCTGGTTATCCTGGATAACTTACATTCTCGAGAAACGCGATAAGCAGCTGGTGGGAAATAACTCCTATCACCAGATCCGCTCGATGCTGCTGAATATGGCGGAATGGGATGAAACGCTGCGTTCAAAAATCGGTGTGATGAATCATATTCAACAGAGCACACGAATTTCACGCTCCGTTGTTGCCGAGGTGCTTGCCGCCCTGAGGCAGGGAAACTATATCAATATGAGCCGGGGCAAGCTGGTCAGTATCAACCGCTTGCCCACGGAATATTAA
- the ampH gene encoding D-alanyl-D-alanine-carboxypeptidase/endopeptidase AmpH, producing MKRCLLSFAALCAVSFSTAQAAQPLTAPVLASDIADRYANLIYYGSGATGMAMVVIDGNQRVFRSFGETRPGNNVHPQLDSVIRIASLTKLMTSEMLVKLLDQGVVKLDDPLSKYAPPGARVPTYQGTPIRLVNLATHTSALPREQPGGAAHRDVFVWPTRDQRWNYLSTATLKAAPGSQASYSNLAFDLLADALSTAAGKPYTQLFEEQITRPLGMKDTTFTPSPDQCRRLMVAEKGASPCNNTLAAVGSGGVYSTPGDMMRWMQQFLSSDFYARSSQADRMQTLIYQRTQLHRVIGMDVPGKADALGMGWVYMAPKNGRPGIIQKTGGGGGFITYMAMIPQSNVGAFVVVTRSPHTRFVNMSDGINNLVAELSANKAQVLTASN from the coding sequence TTGAAACGTTGTCTGCTCTCTTTTGCCGCGCTGTGTGCGGTGAGCTTTTCTACCGCCCAGGCAGCCCAACCGCTGACGGCGCCCGTTTTAGCTTCAGATATTGCCGATCGCTACGCGAACCTTATCTATTACGGCAGCGGCGCGACCGGGATGGCGATGGTCGTCATCGACGGCAACCAGCGTGTGTTCCGCAGCTTTGGCGAAACGCGCCCAGGAAATAACGTTCACCCGCAGCTGGATTCTGTTATCCGCATCGCGTCCTTAACCAAGCTGATGACCAGCGAAATGCTGGTGAAGCTGCTCGACCAGGGCGTGGTGAAACTCGACGACCCGCTCAGCAAATACGCGCCTCCAGGCGCCCGGGTTCCGACCTATCAGGGTACGCCGATCCGGCTAGTGAACCTCGCCACACACACCAGCGCCCTGCCGCGCGAGCAGCCGGGCGGGGCGGCGCACCGTGACGTATTTGTCTGGCCAACGCGCGACCAGCGCTGGAACTACCTGAGTACCGCCACGCTGAAGGCGGCTCCGGGTTCGCAGGCCTCTTATTCAAACCTGGCCTTTGACCTGCTGGCGGACGCCCTTTCAACGGCGGCTGGTAAACCCTACACGCAGCTTTTTGAAGAGCAGATAACCCGTCCGCTGGGTATGAAAGACACTACCTTTACCCCGTCCCCGGATCAGTGCCGTCGCCTGATGGTGGCGGAGAAAGGCGCTAGCCCCTGTAATAACACGCTCGCGGCCGTGGGCAGCGGCGGGGTCTATTCCACGCCTGGCGACATGATGCGCTGGATGCAGCAGTTCCTTTCCTCAGATTTCTACGCCCGCAGCAGCCAGGCCGATCGCATGCAGACCCTGATTTATCAGCGCACTCAGCTTCACCGCGTCATCGGGATGGATGTGCCGGGTAAAGCCGATGCGCTAGGCATGGGCTGGGTCTATATGGCACCGAAAAATGGCCGTCCGGGTATTATTCAGAAAACCGGCGGCGGCGGTGGATTCATCACCTACATGGCCATGATCCCGCAGTCAAACGTCGGCGCGTTTGTGGTGGTCACCCGCTCCCCGCATACGCGTTTCGTCAATATGAGTGACGGGATTAATAACCTGGTGGCTGAACTGAGCGCCAATAAAGCACAGGTTCTCACCGCGTCTAACTAA
- a CDS encoding isochorismatase family protein, which yields MSEKRVVMVVDMQNGVFETPRHQREKCVSLISQLTQAADKVIFIQHTEAGGLEEGSEGFALLPELHQPADALYVTKTACDAFYNTALEALLREQGIREFVICGCATDYCVDATIKNGVSRGYHITVAEDAHTTANRPAADAQILINHHNDVWRNFIAPANPLAVKRTETILENWKAN from the coding sequence ATGTCTGAGAAGCGTGTGGTTATGGTTGTCGATATGCAGAACGGGGTATTTGAAACCCCTCGTCATCAGCGAGAAAAGTGTGTCTCTCTGATCAGCCAGCTTACGCAGGCAGCCGACAAGGTCATTTTTATTCAGCATACCGAGGCCGGGGGCCTGGAAGAGGGAAGTGAAGGGTTTGCGCTACTGCCTGAACTCCATCAGCCTGCTGACGCGCTTTACGTCACTAAAACCGCCTGTGATGCCTTCTATAACACCGCGCTTGAGGCGCTGCTGCGTGAGCAGGGCATTCGCGAGTTTGTCATCTGCGGCTGCGCCACCGACTACTGCGTCGATGCGACGATCAAGAACGGCGTTAGCCGGGGTTACCACATTACCGTGGCGGAAGATGCCCACACTACCGCCAATCGCCCGGCGGCAGATGCGCAGATCCTGATTAACCACCACAACGACGTCTGGCGTAACTTCATCGCGCCGGCGAATCCTCTCGCAGTGAAACGCACCGAAACAATTCTCGAAAACTGGAAAGCGAACTAA
- the sbmA gene encoding peptide antibiotic transporter SbmA, with protein sequence MFKSFFPKPGPFFLSAFIWALIAVIFWQAGGGAWLTRITGATGEVPISAARFWSLSYLLFYAYYMVCVGLFALFWFMYSPHRWQYWSILGTSLIIFVTWFLVEVGVAVNAWYAPFYDLIQTALSSPHKVTINQFYHEVGVFLGIALIAVIIGVMNNFFVSHYVFRWRTAMNEHYMAHWQHLRHIEGAAQRVQEDTMRFASTLEDMGVSFINAIMTLIAFLPVLVTLSAHVPDLPIVGHIPYGLVIAAIVWSLMGTGLLAVVGIKLPGLEFKNQRVEAAYRKELVYGEDDANRASPPTVRELFGAVRRNYFRLYFHYMYFNIARILYLQVDNVFGLFLLFPSIVAGTITLGLMTQITNVFGQVRGSFQYLISSWTTLVELMSIYKRLRSFERELDDRDLQEVTNTFS encoded by the coding sequence ATGTTTAAGTCTTTTTTCCCAAAGCCGGGGCCTTTTTTCCTGTCGGCATTTATTTGGGCACTCATCGCTGTCATTTTCTGGCAGGCGGGCGGCGGCGCATGGCTGACGCGCATCACGGGAGCAACGGGCGAGGTGCCGATTAGCGCGGCGCGCTTCTGGTCGCTCAGCTATCTGCTGTTTTACGCCTACTACATGGTGTGCGTAGGGCTGTTTGCCCTGTTCTGGTTTATGTATTCTCCGCACCGCTGGCAGTACTGGTCAATTCTCGGCACATCGCTGATTATTTTTGTTACCTGGTTCCTCGTGGAGGTGGGCGTGGCGGTGAACGCCTGGTATGCGCCGTTCTACGATCTAATCCAGACCGCGCTGAGCTCGCCGCATAAGGTGACCATCAACCAGTTCTATCATGAAGTCGGCGTCTTCCTCGGTATCGCCCTTATTGCGGTGATCATCGGCGTGATGAACAACTTCTTCGTCAGCCACTACGTTTTCCGCTGGCGTACCGCGATGAACGAACATTATATGGCGCACTGGCAGCACCTGCGCCATATCGAAGGCGCCGCACAGCGCGTGCAGGAAGACACCATGCGTTTTGCCTCCACCCTTGAAGACATGGGCGTAAGCTTTATCAACGCCATCATGACGCTAATCGCCTTCCTGCCCGTGCTGGTAACGCTCTCTGCGCATGTGCCGGATCTGCCGATTGTCGGCCATATTCCTTATGGTCTGGTGATTGCCGCGATCGTCTGGTCGCTGATGGGCACGGGCCTGCTGGCGGTGGTCGGGATCAAACTGCCGGGCCTGGAGTTTAAAAATCAACGCGTGGAAGCCGCTTACCGTAAAGAGCTGGTTTACGGTGAAGATGATGCCAACCGCGCCTCGCCGCCGACCGTCCGCGAGCTGTTTGGCGCCGTGCGTCGTAACTACTTCCGACTCTACTTCCACTATATGTATTTCAACATTGCCCGTATTTTGTATCTGCAGGTCGATAACGTTTTCGGTTTGTTCCTGCTGTTCCCGTCGATTGTTGCGGGTACGATTACGCTCGGTCTGATGACGCAGATCACCAACGTTTTCGGTCAGGTTCGCGGGTCGTTCCAGTACCTGATCAGCTCCTGGACCACCCTGGTAGAACTGATGTCCATCTACAAACGTCTGCGCAGTTTTGAACGTGAGCTGGACGATCGTGACCTGCAGGAAGTCACCAACACATTTAGCTAA